The Pseudomonas fluorescens genome segment GGCACCTTACAGCCGAAGTTGCCGGTAGTGGTCTCCAATGATGGCCGGCTGTTGCCTCAAACCTTCGAGGGCGGACAAGTCATCAGCAATGAAATCGATAACCTGACCGTCACTGCCGGCCAACTTGAATACGCCACCGGGCGTGCTTCCAGCGATAGCGCAGGTCTGGCCGTTGCGGGCGGCACAAAGGAAAGCAATAAATTCACCTTTGCCGGTGGCGATTACAAACTGACGAAGGACCTGACCGTTCAGTATTACTACGCCAATCTGGAAGACTATTACCAGCAGCACTTCGCTGGTTTGCTGCATGTGTTGCCGCTCGGTGAATACGGTTCGCTGAAAACCGATCTGCGTTATTTCAAGACCACGTCCGATGGCAAGAACAGCAGTGCGGCCGGTCGCGCCAACGGTTACAAGTTCGGGGGTTACACCAAAGGCGGTACCGGTGAAATCGACAACGATACCTGGAGCGCGGCGTTCATTTATTCGTTGGGTGGCCATGCAATTACGGCGGGCTATCAAAGTGTTTCCGATGACAGCAATTTTGCGCAACTCAATCAGGGTGGCCTGGTCGATAAAGGCGAGGCAGGTGCCAGTCTTTATCTTTACACCGACCGCACCATTCAGACCTTCATCCAGGCGGGGGAGCGGACCGCATTCGCGCAGTATGCCTACGACTTCGCTGCACTGGGT includes the following:
- a CDS encoding OprD family porin, whose translation is MKATLQVLSFLTGGLSIAMSPFASADFIKDSKANLNLRNFYFNNDNRDGAAAPSKTEEWGQAFMLNYQSGFTDGTVGFGLDAIGLLGLKLDSGAGRHVGGSMFPNDGDKAADQWGRVGATAKMRFSKTELRYGTLQPKLPVVVSNDGRLLPQTFEGGQVISNEIDNLTVTAGQLEYATGRASSDSAGLAVAGGTKESNKFTFAGGDYKLTKDLTVQYYYANLEDYYQQHFAGLLHVLPLGEYGSLKTDLRYFKTTSDGKNSSAAGRANGYKFGGYTKGGTGEIDNDTWSAAFIYSLGGHAITAGYQSVSDDSNFAQLNQGGLVDKGEAGASLYLYTDRTIQTFIQAGERTAFAQYAYDFAALGAPGLKASVMYLKGDNIQTASGKDAGEWERDISLDYVIQSGALKNVGFGWRNAMSRSDIARDQDQNRLIVSYTIPLM